In Streptomyces violaceusniger Tu 4113, one DNA window encodes the following:
- a CDS encoding ECF transporter S component gives MRAVRLGPRSVAALALVSAIGVVAFGWPLFAPGDSGITTHAADAPWLFAALLPLLLAVVVATIADTGLDAKAIAMLGVLAAAGAALRPLGAGTAGIEPMFFLMVLSGRVLGPGFGFVLGAVSMFASALLTGGVGPWMPFQMLAMGWVAMGAGLLPGAARLRGRAESLLLAGYGAVASVAYGTAMNLQGWTLMQGMASGISYVPGDPLGDNLARFVAYCLATSLGWDLPRAVVTMLLTLTLGGAILKALRRATRRAAFEAPATFEAPATFEAPATPEEPATPEEPAAPEEPATPKAPAASGDPTTSKAPAASGDPTPPQPHRPSPTTAE, from the coding sequence ATCCGGGCCGTACGCCTCGGCCCCCGCTCCGTGGCGGCGCTCGCCCTCGTCTCCGCGATCGGTGTCGTCGCCTTCGGCTGGCCGCTGTTCGCACCGGGCGACTCCGGGATCACCACCCATGCCGCCGACGCGCCCTGGCTGTTCGCCGCGCTGCTTCCGCTCCTGCTGGCCGTGGTCGTGGCGACCATCGCGGACACCGGTCTGGACGCCAAGGCCATCGCGATGCTCGGGGTCCTGGCGGCGGCGGGGGCGGCTTTGCGCCCGCTGGGCGCGGGGACGGCCGGGATCGAGCCGATGTTCTTTCTGATGGTGCTGTCGGGGCGGGTGCTGGGCCCCGGTTTCGGCTTCGTCCTCGGCGCGGTGTCGATGTTCGCGTCCGCGCTGCTCACCGGTGGCGTGGGGCCGTGGATGCCGTTCCAGATGCTGGCCATGGGCTGGGTGGCGATGGGCGCGGGACTGCTGCCGGGCGCCGCCCGGCTGCGCGGCCGGGCGGAGTCGCTGCTGCTCGCCGGGTACGGGGCGGTGGCGTCCGTGGCCTACGGAACGGCCATGAACCTGCAGGGCTGGACCCTGATGCAGGGCATGGCCTCGGGGATCTCCTACGTCCCCGGCGATCCGCTCGGCGACAACCTCGCCCGCTTCGTGGCGTACTGCCTGGCCACCTCGCTGGGCTGGGATCTGCCGCGCGCCGTGGTCACGATGCTGCTCACCCTCACCCTCGGCGGCGCCATCCTCAAGGCCCTGCGCCGAGCGACCCGCCGCGCGGCCTTCGAAGCCCCGGCCACCTTCGAAGCCCCGGCCACCTTCGAGGCCCCCGCCACCCCGGAGGAACCGGCCACCCCGGAAGAACCAGCCGCCCCGGAGGAACCGGCCACGCCCAAGGCCCCGGCGGCCTCCGGGGACCCGACCACATCCAAGGCCCCGGCGGCCTCCGGGGACCCGACGCCCCCACAGCCCCACCGCCCCAGCCCTACAACCGCTGAATAA
- a CDS encoding steroid 3-ketoacyl-CoA thiolase codes for MAAEPVIVEAVRTPIGKRGGALANLHPAYLLGETYRELLARTGIQPDCVEQIVGGTVTHAGEQSMNPARTAWLTMGLPYETAATTVDCQCGSSQQANHMVANMIATGVIDIGIGCGVEAMSRVPLGSGSKHGPGKPFPEEWNVDLPNQFQAAERIARHRGLTRENVDALGLISQERAARAWAEERFKRETFAVQVPTTEEEQTSGEGMWRAVDRDEGLRDTSMEALSGLKPIMPTAVHTAGNSSQISDGACAVLWASKRMARALKLRPRARIVAQALVGTDPHFHLDGPIDATKAVLGKAGMTLKDIDLVEINEAFASVVLSWARVFGQDLAKVNVNGGAIALGHPVGATGARLITTALHELERADKEFALITMCAGGALATGTIIQRL; via the coding sequence ATGGCCGCGGAACCCGTCATCGTCGAAGCCGTACGCACCCCCATTGGCAAGCGCGGAGGCGCGCTCGCCAACCTCCACCCCGCCTATCTGCTCGGCGAGACCTACCGCGAACTCCTCGCCCGTACCGGCATTCAGCCCGACTGCGTCGAGCAGATCGTCGGCGGTACGGTCACCCACGCGGGGGAGCAGTCGATGAACCCCGCGCGCACCGCCTGGCTGACGATGGGCCTGCCGTACGAGACCGCGGCGACGACCGTGGACTGCCAGTGCGGCTCGTCGCAGCAAGCCAACCATATGGTGGCCAACATGATCGCCACCGGTGTCATCGACATCGGCATCGGCTGCGGGGTCGAGGCCATGTCGCGGGTGCCGCTGGGCAGCGGCTCCAAACACGGACCGGGCAAACCGTTCCCGGAGGAGTGGAACGTCGATCTGCCCAACCAGTTCCAGGCGGCCGAGCGGATCGCCCGCCACCGCGGCCTGACCCGCGAGAACGTGGACGCCCTCGGGCTCATCTCCCAGGAACGGGCGGCGCGGGCCTGGGCGGAGGAACGGTTCAAGCGCGAGACCTTCGCGGTGCAGGTGCCCACGACGGAGGAGGAGCAGACGTCCGGAGAGGGCATGTGGCGGGCGGTCGACCGGGACGAGGGGCTGCGCGACACCAGCATGGAGGCGCTGAGCGGACTCAAGCCCATCATGCCGACCGCCGTGCACACCGCGGGCAACTCCTCCCAGATCTCCGACGGCGCGTGTGCGGTGCTGTGGGCCTCCAAGCGCATGGCCCGGGCACTGAAGCTGCGCCCGCGCGCCCGCATCGTGGCCCAGGCCCTGGTCGGCACCGATCCGCACTTCCATCTGGACGGGCCGATCGACGCGACGAAGGCGGTGCTCGGCAAGGCCGGGATGACGCTGAAGGACATCGACCTGGTCGAGATCAACGAGGCGTTCGCCTCGGTGGTGCTGTCCTGGGCACGGGTCTTCGGACAGGACCTGGCGAAGGTGAACGTGAACGGCGGCGCGATTGCCTTGGGGCATCCGGTGGGGGCCACGGGGGCGCGGCTGATCACGACGGCGCTGCATGAACTGGAGCGCGCGGACAAGGAATTCGCGCTGATCACGATGTGCGCGGGTGGGGCGCTGGCCACGGGGACGATTATTCAGCGGTTGTAG
- a CDS encoding cytochrome P450, with protein MSCPALPEGFDLTDPDLHQHRVPLPELARLRQTAPVCWIPQPHGIAGFGDDGYWAVTRHTDVKEVSTRPEIFSSRANTAIIRFNEHIQRDQIDVQKLIMLNMDPPEHTRVRQIVQRGFTPRAIRALEDALRDRAERIVAGARESGSGDFVTDVACELPLQAIAELIGVPQQDRSKIFDWSNKMVAYDDPELAITEEIGAESAMELISYAMNLAADRKACPAKDIVSRLVAAEDEGNLGSDEFGFFVLLLAVAGNETTRNAISHGMHAFLTHPDQWELFKAERPATAADEIVRWATPVMSFQRTTTQDTELGGQRIEAGARVGVFYSSANNDPEVFDRPEGFDITRDPNPHLGFGGGGPHFCLGKSLAELEIRLIFQAIADTLPDIRLAGEPRRLRSAWLNGIKELRVTYT; from the coding sequence ATGTCCTGTCCAGCGCTCCCCGAAGGCTTTGACCTCACCGACCCCGACCTCCATCAGCACCGCGTGCCACTCCCGGAGCTCGCCCGGCTGCGGCAGACCGCCCCGGTGTGCTGGATCCCCCAGCCCCACGGCATCGCCGGCTTCGGCGACGACGGCTACTGGGCCGTCACCCGCCATACCGACGTCAAGGAGGTCTCCACCCGGCCGGAGATCTTCTCCTCCCGCGCCAACACCGCCATCATCCGCTTCAACGAGCACATCCAGCGGGACCAGATCGACGTCCAGAAGCTGATCATGCTCAATATGGACCCGCCCGAGCACACCCGGGTCCGCCAGATCGTGCAGCGCGGCTTCACCCCGCGCGCCATCCGCGCCCTCGAGGACGCCCTGCGCGACCGCGCGGAACGCATTGTGGCAGGGGCCCGGGAGAGCGGCAGCGGGGACTTCGTCACCGATGTCGCCTGCGAACTGCCGCTGCAGGCGATCGCCGAGCTGATCGGCGTCCCCCAGCAGGACCGGTCCAAGATCTTCGACTGGTCCAACAAGATGGTCGCGTACGACGATCCGGAACTGGCCATCACCGAGGAGATCGGCGCCGAGTCGGCCATGGAGCTGATCTCGTACGCCATGAACCTCGCCGCCGACCGCAAGGCGTGCCCGGCCAAGGACATCGTCAGCCGGCTGGTGGCCGCCGAGGACGAGGGCAATCTGGGCTCGGACGAGTTCGGCTTCTTCGTGCTGCTGCTCGCCGTCGCCGGCAACGAGACCACCCGCAACGCCATCAGCCACGGAATGCACGCCTTCCTCACCCACCCCGACCAGTGGGAGCTGTTCAAGGCCGAGCGCCCCGCCACCGCCGCCGACGAGATCGTGCGCTGGGCCACCCCCGTGATGTCCTTCCAGCGCACCACCACCCAGGACACCGAACTGGGCGGACAGCGCATCGAGGCGGGCGCGCGGGTCGGTGTCTTCTACTCCTCCGCCAACAACGACCCCGAGGTCTTCGACCGCCCCGAAGGCTTCGACATCACCCGCGACCCCAACCCCCATCTGGGCTTCGGCGGTGGCGGACCGCACTTCTGCCTCGGCAAGAGCCTGGCGGAGCTGGAGATCCGGCTGATCTTCCAGGCCATCGCGGACACCCTCCCGGACATCCGGCTCGCGGGCGAGCCCCGGCGGCTGCGCTCGGCCTGGCTGAACGGGATCAAGGAGCTGAGGGTGACCTACACATGA
- a CDS encoding SDR family oxidoreductase produces the protein MTTYDGKKIVITGGSSGIGLAAARLFADGGAHVLITGRTRSTLDTALEQLGGKAIAVRSDAASLTDIKALAGTVQERFGAVDALFVNAGVTASAPFDSTTEEMYDALFGVNTKGPYFTVQALAPLLREGSGVVLTTSVVNVLGVDALSVYSASKAALRSMTRTLARELLPRKVRVNAVSPGPIDTGILDRSVPADVLETMKDTYRSTIPMQRLGSSEEVAAAVAYLAFGATFSTGTEFPVDGGGSQL, from the coding sequence ATGACCACTTATGACGGCAAGAAGATCGTGATCACGGGCGGAAGCAGCGGTATCGGCCTGGCCGCGGCCCGGTTGTTCGCGGATGGTGGGGCGCACGTGCTGATCACCGGCCGCACCCGGTCCACCCTGGACACCGCGCTGGAGCAATTGGGGGGCAAGGCGATCGCCGTCCGCAGCGACGCCGCGTCCCTGACGGACATCAAGGCGCTGGCCGGCACGGTCCAGGAGCGGTTCGGCGCGGTGGACGCGCTGTTCGTCAACGCCGGCGTCACCGCGTCCGCGCCGTTCGACTCGACGACGGAGGAGATGTACGACGCGCTGTTCGGCGTCAACACCAAGGGCCCCTACTTCACGGTGCAGGCGTTGGCGCCGCTGTTGCGCGAGGGCAGCGGCGTGGTCCTCACCACGTCGGTGGTGAACGTCCTGGGCGTCGACGCGCTCAGTGTCTACTCGGCGAGCAAGGCAGCCCTGCGGTCGATGACGCGCACGCTGGCCCGCGAGCTGCTGCCGCGCAAGGTGCGGGTCAATGCCGTGAGCCCCGGTCCGATCGACACGGGCATCCTGGACCGCTCCGTCCCCGCCGACGTCCTCGAGACGATGAAGGACACCTACCGGAGCACCATCCCGATGCAGCGGCTGGGGTCGTCCGAGGAAGTGGCCGCCGCGGTGGCCTACTTGGCGTTCGGCGCGACCTTCTCGACGGGAACGGAGTTCCCTGTCGACGGCGGGGGTTCGCAGCTCTAG
- a CDS encoding LysR family transcriptional regulator encodes MDVDLRLVRYFTVVAEYGNFGRAATRLHLAQPSLSRQIQRLEAQLGVRLFDRTPQGSSLTDAGRAFLPRARILLHEAEQAARTARAAVQPRTVTVGCAEGLVITAWVQELRRRHPDDQIRTRHLDWRDTRALAEGRIEALVAYRPLPFPTDGFRVTKLHEESRVLLTSASHHLAHEKAVSLRALSDEELVTCVSTPVVWSTPKPVGDRPAPPPPAIDDAYEDKLELIATGHCVAIFPAGDRRAAVREDIALVPVIDIDPCEVVLVTRADDPDPLLGSLEDAARTLLATAPRTRAH; translated from the coding sequence ATGGACGTCGATCTGCGGCTCGTGCGCTATTTCACGGTCGTGGCGGAGTACGGCAACTTCGGCCGGGCCGCCACCAGGCTGCACCTGGCGCAGCCGTCGCTGAGCCGCCAGATCCAGCGACTGGAGGCTCAGCTCGGTGTCCGGCTTTTCGACCGCACGCCGCAGGGCAGCAGCCTCACCGACGCCGGTCGGGCGTTCCTGCCCAGGGCCCGGATACTGCTCCACGAGGCCGAGCAAGCCGCTCGCACGGCCAGAGCCGCCGTCCAGCCCCGCACCGTCACCGTCGGCTGCGCCGAAGGACTGGTCATCACCGCCTGGGTACAGGAACTGCGCCGCCGGCACCCTGACGACCAGATCCGCACCCGGCACCTCGACTGGCGGGACACCCGCGCCCTCGCCGAGGGGCGGATCGAGGCCCTCGTCGCGTACCGGCCCCTGCCCTTCCCCACGGACGGCTTCCGGGTGACAAAGCTCCATGAGGAATCGCGGGTACTTCTCACGTCGGCGAGTCATCATCTGGCGCACGAGAAAGCCGTCAGCCTGCGGGCTCTGTCGGACGAGGAACTGGTGACCTGCGTCAGCACTCCGGTTGTCTGGAGCACGCCCAAGCCGGTCGGCGACCGGCCGGCACCACCCCCGCCCGCGATCGACGACGCTTACGAGGACAAGCTGGAGCTCATCGCCACCGGCCACTGTGTCGCGATCTTCCCTGCCGGCGATCGACGCGCCGCTGTGCGCGAGGACATCGCCCTGGTGCCCGTCATCGACATCGATCCCTGCGAGGTCGTGCTCGTCACGCGCGCCGACGACCCCGACCCGCTGCTCGGATCGCTGGAAGACGCCGCACGTACATTGCTCGCCACAGCCCCCCGGACGCGGGCACACTGA
- a CDS encoding HD domain-containing protein, with protein sequence MSEMYGPHGAAGDRRRLFDFIALTARLRDIERANNATPERKESVAEHSWHLAMVSWILHGEFEREAGQRLDLTKMLKLCLMHDLVEMDAVERGAGGGEPPRFAALPAPLGTELPALWREYEEGRTPEACLVRGVDRLNPTLMRCLTGQGWGDMATDSHAPVDAGALDGLHLPRVAVSETLRALYEEIRNASVEGGLLPP encoded by the coding sequence ATGAGCGAGATGTACGGTCCGCACGGCGCGGCGGGCGATCGGCGAAGACTCTTCGACTTCATAGCGCTGACCGCCCGCCTTCGTGACATCGAGCGCGCCAACAACGCCACCCCGGAGCGCAAGGAAAGCGTCGCGGAGCACTCCTGGCATCTGGCGATGGTGAGCTGGATACTGCACGGCGAGTTCGAACGCGAGGCCGGGCAGCGGCTCGACCTCACCAAGATGCTCAAGCTGTGCCTGATGCACGACCTCGTCGAGATGGACGCGGTGGAGCGGGGCGCCGGGGGCGGTGAGCCCCCGCGCTTCGCCGCGCTCCCCGCGCCGCTCGGCACCGAACTGCCGGCGCTGTGGCGGGAGTACGAGGAGGGCCGTACGCCCGAGGCGTGTCTGGTGCGCGGGGTGGACCGGCTCAACCCCACCCTGATGCGCTGTCTGACCGGCCAGGGCTGGGGCGATATGGCCACCGACAGCCACGCCCCCGTGGACGCGGGGGCGCTGGACGGGCTGCATCTGCCACGGGTCGCCGTGAGCGAGACGCTGCGCGCGCTGTACGAGGAGATCAGGAACGCCTCGGTGGAGGGCGGGCTGCTGCCACCCTGA
- a CDS encoding superoxide dismutase family protein has product MSLVKAVTAAVAMGASMAIATPAAAAPPHPFVFVHDTFQPASQADKAGAVTYDKSLVPTSASVFIAELRVGGKGMEHHEGREDHGHHMMHKGTFVFISVRGLAPHHHYGIHVHTKACGTKPDSSGPHYQNKKDPKQPSTNPKYANPHNEVWLDVTTNGAGKGWAKSWEKWQFRSGEARSVVIHKHATGTTQGKAGDAGARVACVNVPFK; this is encoded by the coding sequence ATGTCCCTGGTGAAGGCAGTAACCGCGGCGGTCGCGATGGGTGCTTCGATGGCCATAGCGACCCCCGCGGCCGCCGCGCCGCCGCACCCCTTCGTCTTCGTCCACGACACGTTCCAACCGGCGTCGCAGGCGGACAAGGCCGGTGCGGTGACGTACGACAAGTCCCTGGTGCCGACGTCCGCCTCGGTGTTCATCGCCGAGCTGCGCGTGGGCGGCAAGGGCATGGAGCACCATGAGGGCAGGGAAGACCATGGCCACCACATGATGCACAAGGGCACGTTCGTGTTCATCAGCGTGCGCGGCCTGGCTCCCCACCACCACTACGGAATCCATGTCCATACGAAGGCGTGTGGCACCAAGCCCGACTCATCGGGGCCGCACTACCAGAACAAGAAGGATCCCAAGCAGCCCTCGACCAATCCGAAGTACGCCAACCCGCACAACGAGGTCTGGCTGGATGTGACCACCAACGGAGCCGGCAAGGGCTGGGCCAAGTCCTGGGAGAAGTGGCAGTTCAGGTCCGGTGAGGCCCGTTCCGTGGTGATCCACAAGCATGCGACGGGCACCACGCAGGGCAAGGCCGGGGATGCCGGCGCCCGGGTGGCGTGCGTCAACGTGCCGTTCAAGTAG
- a CDS encoding bifunctional glycosyltransferase 87/phosphatase PAP2 family protein yields the protein MGLAALWLLAGVLALRQAAAVLRLPPDERLTDLETWIGEHGVLHVRGSLYDGDSFTGTPFSGLVLKPLTRAAEQSLGVAWTFGTLLLVVILGLVVARSLPGPVSRRTSLIAAPLAISLLVLSLPVRNTFTLGQTSIIPVLLVVLTVLPRTSGRQAGVLIGVAAALQPALLLFGVVLWLIGRRRAATLAGATFAVCTALAWAAMPHDSWTYWGHHIGGAGLGAPADSLANQSLHGLLLRIGLEGPVELALLAVLAVAVAVIGLRRAVHYAKDGQLLLAAAITGSVALAVSPTSWQHQQLWILLAVVGRVGRRGSDRLVWPVLVVLTMSLSRTALLPDIEILGHIGYNAPLLAALAAACVVPFHSRTSPRWNDPEPTPVADPAKSRFAWVPLLRFLKRPLSRPNLMLELMVIRVGYFAYSWIRAHAPDERSVAEGHGDQVLTLEGWLHIDIEHWFNAIVADTSWLKDFMNWYYSTFHFLIPLSLLAWLYLRRPATYRWARTPLAFATMLALVGFWLYPLAPPRLMGLGYVDTAHGPQDLNNPDFGALTKLSNQYAAMPSLHVGWSLWCGVVIAIVAPYVWAKVLGLLYPLLTTAVIVGTANHYVLDAIGGAAIVSAGFGLQYVLLGVGKRPREEAPPLSASMGTALARARGLVPGLVRQRSGEHDDAEPAGKDQSDAADEPPKEGQARVERHDQRV from the coding sequence ATGGGGCTCGCGGCCCTGTGGCTCCTGGCCGGGGTGCTGGCGCTCCGTCAGGCGGCGGCGGTGCTGCGGCTGCCCCCCGATGAGCGGCTGACCGATCTGGAGACCTGGATCGGCGAACACGGTGTGCTGCATGTCAGAGGGTCGCTGTACGACGGGGACTCCTTCACCGGCACACCGTTCTCCGGGCTCGTCCTCAAGCCCCTGACCCGGGCCGCCGAGCAGAGCCTCGGGGTCGCCTGGACCTTCGGCACCCTGCTGCTGGTCGTGATCCTCGGGCTGGTCGTGGCCCGGTCGCTGCCCGGCCCGGTCTCCCGCCGCACCTCGCTGATCGCCGCACCGCTGGCCATCAGCCTGCTGGTGCTCTCGCTTCCGGTGCGCAACACCTTCACCCTCGGCCAGACCAGCATCATCCCGGTGCTCCTGGTCGTCCTCACCGTGCTGCCCAGAACCTCCGGGCGGCAGGCCGGTGTGCTCATCGGGGTGGCCGCGGCGCTGCAGCCCGCGCTGCTGCTGTTCGGCGTCGTGCTGTGGCTGATCGGACGGCGCCGGGCCGCGACGCTCGCGGGCGCCACGTTCGCCGTGTGCACCGCGCTCGCCTGGGCGGCCATGCCGCACGACTCGTGGACGTACTGGGGCCACCACATCGGCGGTGCCGGGCTCGGCGCGCCCGCCGACAGCCTGGCCAACCAGTCGCTGCACGGGCTGCTGCTGCGCATCGGTCTCGAGGGCCCGGTCGAGCTGGCGCTGCTGGCCGTGCTCGCGGTCGCCGTCGCGGTGATCGGCCTGCGGCGCGCGGTGCACTACGCGAAGGACGGGCAACTGCTGCTCGCCGCCGCCATCACCGGCAGCGTCGCGCTCGCGGTCTCGCCCACCTCCTGGCAGCACCAGCAACTATGGATCCTGCTGGCCGTGGTCGGCCGGGTGGGGCGGCGCGGCTCCGACCGGCTGGTGTGGCCGGTTCTGGTGGTGCTGACGATGTCGCTCAGCCGCACCGCGCTGCTGCCCGACATCGAGATCCTGGGCCATATCGGCTACAATGCCCCGCTTCTCGCCGCGCTCGCCGCCGCCTGTGTGGTGCCGTTCCACTCCCGCACCTCGCCGCGCTGGAACGACCCCGAGCCGACGCCGGTCGCCGACCCGGCCAAGAGCCGCTTCGCCTGGGTGCCGCTGCTGCGCTTCCTCAAGCGGCCGCTGTCCCGCCCGAACCTGATGCTCGAGCTGATGGTGATCCGGGTCGGCTACTTCGCCTACTCCTGGATCCGCGCCCATGCCCCGGACGAGCGCAGCGTGGCCGAGGGCCACGGAGACCAGGTGCTCACCCTCGAGGGCTGGCTGCACATCGACATCGAGCACTGGTTCAACGCCATCGTGGCGGACACCTCATGGCTCAAAGACTTCATGAACTGGTACTACAGCACCTTCCACTTCCTGATCCCGCTGTCCCTGCTGGCCTGGCTGTATCTGCGCCGCCCGGCGACCTACCGCTGGGCCCGTACGCCGCTGGCCTTCGCCACGATGCTCGCCCTCGTCGGCTTCTGGCTCTACCCGCTGGCCCCGCCGCGGCTGATGGGGCTCGGGTACGTGGACACCGCGCACGGCCCGCAGGACCTGAACAACCCGGACTTCGGCGCGCTCACCAAGCTGTCCAACCAGTACGCGGCCATGCCGTCGCTGCATGTGGGGTGGTCGCTGTGGTGCGGGGTGGTCATCGCGATCGTGGCGCCGTACGTATGGGCGAAGGTGCTCGGCCTCCTGTACCCGCTGCTGACGACGGCGGTCATCGTGGGCACCGCCAACCACTATGTGCTGGACGCGATCGGCGGCGCGGCCATCGTCTCGGCCGGGTTCGGGCTGCAGTACGTGCTACTCGGTGTGGGCAAGCGCCCGCGCGAGGAGGCGCCACCGCTGTCGGCGTCGATGGGCACCGCGCTCGCCCGGGCCAGAGGGCTGGTGCCGGGGCTGGTGCGGCAGCGCAGCGGTGAGCATGACGACGCCGAGCCCGCCGGGAAGGATCAATCCGATGCCGCGGACGAGCCCCCGAAAGAGGGACAGGCTCGCGTTGAGCGGCATGACCAGCGGGTCTAG
- a CDS encoding AraC family transcriptional regulator, which produces MHAHFFSHRFHPHSHDAYSFAVTEIGAQRFRCRGALRTSGAGMVMVFNPDDPHDGEAAAELGYKYRIVHMGPDVMRNVLADVTASAADRAALPLFDRPVVSDPVLVPALLRLHTALVGGAGPLVRDERLTAAVGALVRRGATGPLRARELPGGSGEQARAARRARALLEGAYLEEIPAARLAEAAGCSRFALYRAFRAAYGMAPSDFQRQLRLRRARGLLVAGRSAAEAAAQAGFAGQSHFHRWFVRCFGVTPGTFQRAAGPDSRRTPQPW; this is translated from the coding sequence ATGCACGCCCACTTCTTCAGCCATCGCTTCCATCCCCACAGCCATGACGCCTACTCCTTCGCCGTCACCGAGATCGGCGCCCAGCGCTTCCGGTGCCGGGGTGCGCTGCGCACCAGCGGGGCGGGGATGGTGATGGTCTTCAATCCAGACGATCCGCATGACGGGGAGGCGGCCGCCGAACTCGGCTACAAGTACCGCATCGTCCATATGGGTCCCGATGTGATGCGGAATGTCCTCGCCGATGTGACCGCCAGCGCGGCCGACCGGGCGGCGTTGCCACTGTTCGACCGGCCGGTGGTCTCCGATCCCGTACTCGTCCCCGCCCTGCTGCGGCTGCACACCGCCCTGGTCGGCGGCGCCGGTCCACTGGTGCGGGACGAGCGGCTGACAGCGGCCGTCGGGGCGTTGGTGCGGCGCGGGGCCACCGGGCCGCTGCGCGCCCGGGAGCTGCCGGGCGGGAGCGGTGAGCAGGCGCGGGCCGCGCGGCGGGCCCGGGCGCTGCTGGAGGGGGCGTACTTGGAGGAGATCCCGGCGGCGCGGCTCGCGGAGGCCGCCGGGTGCAGCCGCTTCGCGCTCTACCGGGCGTTCCGCGCCGCCTACGGGATGGCGCCGAGCGACTTCCAGCGGCAGCTCCGGCTGCGCCGGGCGCGCGGGCTGCTGGTGGCGGGCCGTAGCGCGGCAGAGGCCGCGGCCCAGGCGGGGTTCGCCGGCCAGAGCCATTTCCACCGGTGGTTCGTGCGGTGCTTCGGAGTGACGCCGGGAACATTTCAGCGCGCCGCGGGTCCCGATTCGCGGCGCACCCCGCAGCCCTGGTGA
- a CDS encoding DUF2000 family protein, with amino-acid sequence MPLCRVDADALNLVGLAVHGPRGQVDKVTKGLKLHG; translated from the coding sequence GTGCCGCTGTGCCGGGTCGACGCCGACGCGCTGAACCTGGTCGGCCTCGCGGTCCACGGGCCGCGCGGCCAGGTGGACAAGGTGACCAAGGGCCTGAAGCTGCACGGCTGA
- a CDS encoding antibiotic biosynthesis monooxygenase family protein — MSVVKINVLSVPEEQREVLEKRFASRAGAVEGSDGFEWFELLRPVEGTDQYLVYTRWRSEADFQAWMEGPMKAAHQHGGEDAPKQKPAAAGSTLWSFEVVQQAAPKQG, encoded by the coding sequence ATGAGCGTAGTCAAGATCAATGTGCTGTCCGTGCCGGAGGAACAGCGCGAGGTGCTGGAGAAGCGCTTCGCGTCACGCGCCGGAGCCGTGGAGGGCTCCGACGGTTTCGAGTGGTTCGAGCTGCTGCGCCCGGTCGAAGGGACCGACCAGTACCTCGTCTATACGCGCTGGCGCAGCGAGGCGGACTTCCAGGCGTGGATGGAGGGCCCCATGAAGGCGGCCCACCAACACGGCGGCGAAGACGCCCCGAAGCAGAAGCCCGCCGCGGCCGGCTCCACCCTGTGGTCCTTCGAGGTCGTCCAGCAGGCCGCGCCCAAACAAGGCTGA
- a CDS encoding GNAT family N-acetyltransferase, which translates to MTGLGPVAWPPAPIGTERLVLRESEARDRAAFIELFASPEVRTYLGGPRSREELEAAVPEVPGRRPGLFVVDLDGAMIGMITLDRRDAERPGHVRPDAGEAELGYVFLPEAWGRGYAAEGCAAALGWFAGALPGEPVVLCTQTANDRSMRLAAKLGFTEVERFEEYGAEQWFGVWSMVTASR; encoded by the coding sequence ATGACTGGACTCGGGCCCGTCGCCTGGCCACCTGCCCCGATAGGGACCGAACGGCTCGTGCTCCGGGAGTCCGAGGCCCGGGACCGGGCGGCGTTCATCGAGCTGTTCGCGTCGCCGGAGGTACGCACCTATCTGGGTGGCCCTCGATCGCGTGAGGAACTCGAAGCCGCGGTGCCTGAGGTGCCCGGGCGGCGTCCTGGCCTGTTCGTGGTCGATCTCGACGGAGCGATGATCGGCATGATCACGCTCGATCGGCGCGACGCGGAGCGTCCGGGCCATGTCCGTCCGGATGCCGGGGAGGCCGAACTCGGTTATGTGTTCCTGCCGGAGGCGTGGGGACGCGGGTACGCCGCCGAGGGGTGCGCGGCGGCACTCGGCTGGTTCGCCGGCGCGCTTCCCGGGGAGCCGGTGGTGCTCTGCACCCAGACCGCCAACGACCGCTCGATGCGCCTCGCGGCGAAGCTGGGGTTCACCGAGGTGGAGCGGTTCGAGGAGTACGGCGCCGAGCAGTGGTTCGGTGTGTGGTCCATGGTGACGGCGTCCCGTTGA